The proteins below are encoded in one region of Conger conger chromosome 17, fConCon1.1, whole genome shotgun sequence:
- the LOC133117037 gene encoding synapse-associated protein 1-like: MFKGWGTWLGLETAAKPAENELGDIVLEAETKEAKESEVKKQEVTVQDEEVPAQLLLQQAKGFSGYLYNIATSATKKISDSVTETAQTIKKSVEEGKIDVIIDKTFLGDFQKEQEKFVQEKNAKKTDAAVPPWVGYSEEETIQQQILALSADRRNFLRDPPAGVQFHFDFDQMFPTALVMLQEDELLNRMRFDLVPKQVKEAVFWRNYFYRVSLIKQSAQLTALAAQQQAAEKVEEDKGNVGPEDVHLTENIRPKTPPTAIKTTAKANEHEDEEISTSPGVSEFVSDAFDSCDIDQDDLRKEMEQLVLEKKPEESAPDDETAEWEKELQRELQEYEVVTESENRDDNWDREIEEMLQAEG, translated from the exons ATGTTCAAAGGTTGGGGGACGTGGCTAGGATTAGAGACAGCGGCAAAGCCAGCGGAGAATGAACTGGGCGATATTGTCCTAGAAGCGGAGACAAAAGAAGCAAAAGAGAGTGAAGTTAAAAAACAAGAGGTGACTGTGCAGGATGAAGAGGTTCCAGCTCAACTACTTCTCCAGCAAGCTAAAGGCTTCAGCG GTTACCTGTATAATATTGCAACCTCCGCTACAAAGAAGATATCTGACTCTGTGACCGAGACTGCGCAGACTATCAAGAAAAGTGTGGAAGAGGGGAAGATTGATGTGATAATTGACAag ACTTTTCTAGGAGATTTCCAGAAAGAACAGGAAAAGTTTGTCCaggaaaagaatgcaaaaaagACAG ATGCAGCAGTGCCTCCTTGGGTTGGCTACAGCGAGGAAGAGACCATACAGCAGCAGATCTTGGCCTTATCAGCT GACAGGAGGAACTTCCTGCGGGACCCCCCCGCTGGGGTCCAGTTCCACTTTGACTTTGACCAGATGTTCCCCACTGCTCTGGTGATGCTGCAGGAGGACGAGCTCCTGAACCGCATGCGCTTCGACCTGGTCCCCAAACA AGTGAAGGAGGCGGTGTTCTGGAGGAACTACTTCTACCGTGTCTCCCTCATCAAGCAGTCTGCCCAGCTGACAGCTCTTGCAGCTCAGCAACAGGCTGCAGAGAAAGTGGAGGAGGACAAGGGCAACGTTGGCCCTGAAGATGTACATCTGACAG AGAACATCAGGCCAAAAACCCCTCCCACCGCCATCAAGACAACAGCAAAGGCCAATGAG CACGAGGACGAGGAGATATCCACCAGCCCCGGCGTGTCCGAGTTCGTCAGCGACGCCTTCGACTCGTGCGACATCGACCAGGACGACCTGCGGAAGGAGATGGAGCAGCTGGTGCTGGAGAAGAAGCCTGAGGAGTCCGCCCCTGACG ACGAGACCGCTGAATGGGAGAAGGAGCTCCAGCGCGAGCTGCAGGAGTACGAGGTGGTGACGGAGTCTGAAAACCGCGACGACAACTGGGACCGGGAGATTGAGGAGATGCTGCAGGCGGAGGGCTAG